The following coding sequences are from one Hypomesus transpacificus isolate Combined female unplaced genomic scaffold, fHypTra1 scaffold_301, whole genome shotgun sequence window:
- the LOC124463753 gene encoding uncharacterized protein LOC124463753 — protein sequence MAQRVAPSPVLMADPVDRTPSPRHSPPAVSQTDSRHGSPQTKRPLSPQDGLMRGAPSKRPSSPQDGQMEDAAEPKKRRVVLSYEDLDPAIRVRVLDYRPAVVDKRELLTELQLAHLLMSLDHFEIRDAVDLEHKAVQVICLGAVHGVWPDQPWAPPNCKKSGARSPEIGGASLSGLEAAGSSTSANGGLLALARSAADSLLSRAPMCRSILASNSVHRAAASAITLLCTCSTSWASLPHSAFSSITVWPTAPFRASNLISSSSISESAMSWSLLMLALQKKTQDR from the exons ATGGCCCAGCGGGTCgctcccagccctgtcctcatGGCGGACCCCGTCGACCGGACGCCAAGCCCTCGCCACTCGCCACCCGCGGTGTCGCAGACAGACTCCAGGCACGGAAGTCCCCAGACCAAGCGACCCTTGTCTCCCCAGGACGGACTTATGCGGGGTGCCCCGTCCAAGCGACCCTCGTCTCCCCAGGACGGACAAATGGAGGACGCCGCCGAGCCAAAGAAGCGTCGCGTTGTCCTGTCCTACGAGGACTTGGACCCAGCCATCAGGGTTCGGGTTTTGGACTACAGGCCGGCCGTTGTGGACAAAAGAGAGTTGCTCACGGAACTCCAGCTGGCGCACCTCTTAATGTCACTGGACCACTTTGAAATAAGAG ATGCCGTCGATTTGGAGCACAAGGCCGTGCAAGTCATCTGCCTGGGCGCCGTCCACGGAGTTTGGCCTGATCAGCCCTGGGCGCCGCCCAATTGCAAAAAGTCTGGCGCCCGGTCCCCAGAGATTGGTGGTGCCTCTCTGTCGGGGCTGGAGGCGGCaggttcctctacctccgcgaaTGGCGGCTTGCTCGCATTGGCCCGCTCCGCTGCGGACAGTCTTCTTTCTAGGGCGCCCATGTGCCGTAGCATCTTGGCCTCCAACTCTGTGCACCGGGCAGCCGCCTCAGCCATCACACTCCTCTGCACCTGTTCCACTTCGTGGGCAAGCCTGCCACACTCTGCCTTCAGCTCCATCACTGTCTGGCCAACTGCTCCTTTTAGGGCGTCGAACTTGATCTCCAGCAGTTCAATCTCCGAAAGCGCCATGTCTTGGTCGTTGCTCATGTTAgccttgcaaaaaaaaacacaagacagGTGA